DNA sequence from the Spodoptera frugiperda isolate SF20-4 chromosome 15, AGI-APGP_CSIRO_Sfru_2.0, whole genome shotgun sequence genome:
ccgaaaaataataatatattaatggtACAAAATCTAAGAAAATTTTAAGAGAGACCATAAGTCcaagtacatattattaatattgacaattattattttatcacaaaCTTTATTGAGTAGCGCTTGAGTATTtgggtattattatttatttaattattatacattatagtcaaactttacaaaaaaatgcaaaatgtataaaaaaaggaTACAAAAATGGgtgtaaaaatgtaattatgtaactGTTGTAGTTGTAAATCTTAATGCATACATGTTATTGGTATTTAGGAAATACTGTTTAGAATAATTGTTTAGTTTGAGAAATATAaaagctaatatttttaaatacattgtaaattgatttaaaatattaaacttaaaagaagtatgtacttatattaGTTTGTCTAAGGCTCTTGCAAATAGTTTGAACATCATTGGTAAGAGAAAAACTAAACAAGAGAGCATTCAGCACTCTAGTTGGCCGGTGCAATTgaaatgaaccaactaatcagagtgGCAAACTCGCTTTTATTAATCAAACTTCATTCTCAGAAAGTTGTTTGACTATTCAATTTCCCTTCTAATAAGACTCCGATAAAATGAGTTAAATAGAAATaactcaaataatatttatatttgaaatatatgGAGATTGTTCTTATACTTTACTAAGTACATGATTTCAGATaattatcaacattttatttacattccaaaaacataaattataatgaatgtAAACGATGAACAAGTAATCATGTTAGCATGTCAGTAGTATGATTCCAGTATTAAACTAATTGGATTGTTGATAGTAAGTCATAAGTGTGTCTCATTGTGTTTGTGATTGCTCATTTCATTGTTATCTTGAAAGATAGCACAAAGTTGGTAATCTATTctataaatatagtaaatagaTAAACCTTCAAGttgttaaaaactaaataatgtttataagtaagatggtctataacaaattgttttatgtagATGTAACACCTTTCCTTGCCACTAATAGGTTTAGGATGGGGTGTTTCTTTATATAGCTTACTGCTTTTTTATGTGTCACCATCGTGAAGTCATAGCCGTTGCATTGCAGTATTTTGTCATGCATTCTCAATCCAGATTTTGCTGCAGGACTTCCTTCATGTACTTCTGTCACATATATGCCCTAAAACAGGTATAGTTTAATGTAACTGCTACAATAATAAGTGCAAATCCATCTCTATATGCGGAAAACTTACATTATCAGTGTATCCCTGTGGACTTTTGCGAAAATCTTGGTCAATTCCACCGCCAATTTTAAAACCACATTTCATAACTTCCCTTCCTTCTGAGTCAACACCAGCTTCTTTCTGGAGTGTTATAGGTATCTGAAAAGGATTATCAATACATTGTTGATATGaaaagaca
Encoded proteins:
- the LOC118272989 gene encoding tax1-binding protein 3 homolog codes for the protein MAKMAFQHQAGTAMECLSIPITLQKEAGVDSEGREVMKCGFKIGGGIDQDFRKSPQGYTDNGIYVTEVHEGSPAAKSGLRMHDKILQCNGYDFTMVTHKKAVSYIKKHPILNLLVARKGVTST